TCCTCCGCGTCGAGCAGCCCCGCGTCGTCCTGTACCTCGGATCCGTCGGGCTGGTAGACCTCGTCTCCCCAACCGTCGGCGCTGTCCACGAGTACCTCCAGGGGGTGCGGACGGGACCGGCGCCGCCGAAACCGACGACGGGCACTCGGGCCACGGGACACGGCTGTCGCCCCACGCGAACCGGGTGGTTCCCGGGGGTCCCCCGAGCGGGTGTCCACATCCAGCCTTCCACCCCCCTTCGGCACCGCGCAACGCCACAGGGGCGGACCTGGGGTGCAACGGGGGCCGTCGACGGGGTCAGCCACAGGTCGCAGCAGGCCTTCGAAGGCAGGTGGGGTCCCGCTCCCGCCCCGAATCGGGACGCCGGGTGCCCGGGCGGCCGACGCCGGGAGGATCGCCCCGGTCCGTGGCGCCCGGGCCGTTCACTTCCGTGCCGCGCGTCCCGTCCGTGCCGCACGCGGGTGAGGCAGGCCCACCCCGGCGTGGCCCGCTCCGCCGGGCCACGACCTGCCGACGCCGGAGCGCCCGCAGCCACCCCGGGGCGGGCCGCTGCCCAACCCCGCGGGCTGCCCGCGCCCGACTCACTCACCCCCGACTGGCCGGCCCCCCACTCGCCAGCCCCCGACTCACCCGTGCCAGGACCGCCACAGGGCCGCGTAGGCGCCGTCGGCGGCGACCAGCTGGTCGTGGCTGCCCAGCTCGCTGATCCGGCCGTTCTCGACGACGGCGATGACATCCGCGTCATGGGCCGTGTGCAGCCGGTGTGCGATCGCGATGACGGTGCGGCCGTCCAGGACCCGGGCCAGGGAACGTTCCAGATGGCGCGCCGCACGAGGGTCCAGCAGCGAGGTCGCCTCGTCCAGGACCAGCGTGTGCGGGTCCGCGAGCACCAGCCGGGCGAGGGCGATCTGCTGGGCCTGCGCGGGTGTGAGCGCGAACCCGCCCGACCCCACCTCGGTGTCCAGGCCGTCGTCCAGCGCCCGGGCCCAGCCGTCGGCGTCCACCGCTCCGAGGGCCGCCCACAAACGGGCCTCGACGGAGGCGTCGACGTCGGCGGAGTCGACAGGAGCGGCCGCGGGCGTGCCCGCGGCCGGACCCTGCCGGGCGCGCGGGACGGCCAGCAGCAGGTTGTCGCGCAGGGAACCCACGAAGACGTGGTGCTCCTGGTTGACGAGGGCCACGTGGGAGCGGACCTCTTCGGCGGGCATCCGGGACAGTTCCGCGCCGCCGAGGGTGATCCGGCCTTCCCGGGGTGCGTAGATCCCGGCGAGCAGCCGGCCCAGCGTGGACTTGCCCGCGCCGGACGGGCCGACGAGCGCGACCCGGGTCCCGGGCGGGACGGCCAGGGTGACGTCACGGAGCACGTCGACGCCGGCCCGGTAGCCGAAGTGGACCCCGTCCGCGTGGACGTCACGCCCGTCCGGTGCCACGCCGGGATCGCTCGCGGCGGGCTCGATGTCCCGGACACCGACGAGACGGGCCAGCGAGACCTGGGCGACCTGCAGCTCGTCGTACCAGCGCAGGACCAGTCCCACCGGGTCGACGAGCATCTGCGCGATGAGCGCGCCCGTCGTCAGCTGGCCCACCCCGATCCAGCCGTGGAGGGCGAAGACCCCGCCGACCATCAGGACCGAGCAGAGCACCGTCACATGGGTGATGTTGACGACGGGGAAGAGCACGGACCGCAGCCAGAGCGTGTACCGCTCCCACGCCGTCCATTCCTTCACGCGGCGGTCCGAGAGGTCGATGCGACGCCTGCCCAGCCGGTGGGACTCGACCGTGCGTCCGGCGTCGACGGTCTCGGCGAGGACGGCGGCGACGGCCGCGTAGCCCGCGGCCTCCGACCGGTAGGCGGCCGGTGCCCGCTTGAAGTACCAGCGGCAGCCCACGACCAGCAGCGGGACGGCGATCAGGACCGCGGGTGCGAGCGCCGGTGCCGTGACGGTGAGTCCGCCGAGCAGCAGTGCCGCCCACACCACACCGATGGCCAGCTGCGGAACGGCCTCCCGCATGGCATTGGCGAGCCGGTCGATGTCGGTGGTGATGCGCGACAGCAGATCGCCCGTCCCGGCGCGTTCCAGTACGCCGGGCGGCAGCCCGACCGACCGTACGAGGAAGTCCTCGCGCAGGTCGGCCAGCATGCGCTCGCCCAGCACGGCACCGCGCAGACGCACCTGCCGCACGAACACGGCCTGGACGACGAGCGCGACGACGAACAGGGCGGCGGTGCGCCCCAGATGGAGGTCACGCGTGTGGTCCGTCACCCGTTCGACGACCGCGCCCAGCAGATAGGGCCCGGCCATCGAGGCCACGACGGCCACGGTGTTGACGCCGACCAGCAGGAGGAACGCCGTGCGGTGACGTCGGAACAGGTCGGTCACGTAGGCGCGTACGGTGGCGGGCGCGCCGACGGGCAGGGTGGTCGCCGTCGTCGGGGCGGCCGGGTCGTACGCCGGGGGCGCCACGCCAATCATGCGGTCTCCTCGATTTCTTCCAGTACGCCGTTCAGCACGGCTTCGTCGTCGGGGGTCACATCGCCCAGGGAGGTCCGTGCGGCGGCCTCGGTGGCGGCCTCCTCCTCCGTCTCCCGCGTCACCACGGCCCGGTACAGCGGCTCGTCGCGCACCAGTCGGCGGTGCGCTCCGACCGCGGCGACCCGGCCCTCGTGGACGAGGACCACCCGGTCCGCGTGGTCGAGGAGCAGCGGCGAGGAGGTGAACACGACCGTCGTCCGCCCGGCCCGCAGGGACCGCAGCCCCTCGGCGATCCGGGCCTCGGTGTGTGAGTCGACCGCGGACGTCGGTTCGTCCAGGACGAGCACCTCCGGGTCGGTGATCAGCGACCGGGCCAGCGCGAGTCGCTGGCGCTGGCCGCCCGACAGGGACCGTCCGCGCTCGGTGATGCGTGCGTCCATCGGGTCCTCGGCATCCAGCGAACCCTGGGTGAGGGCGTCCAGCACGTCACCGCACTGCGCGGCCTCCAGCGCCGAGGCGGCACTGACGAGCCCCGAGGCAGGCACGTCGAGCAGTTCCCGCAGGGAGCCGGACAGCAGCACCGGGTCCTTGTCCTGGACGAGGACGGCGGTGCGTGCGGAGTCGAGGGGCAGCTCGTCCAGCGGCACGTTCCCGAGGAGTACCGAGCCGCCTGACGCGACCCCCTCGACGCCGGCCTCGGCGGTCCGCTCGGACGGATGGCCGCCGAGGCGCTCGGCGAGCAGGCCCGCCACGTCCGGGTCGCCGCACACCACGGCGGTCAGCCGGCCGGCCGGAGCGAGCAGACCGGTCGCCGGGTCGTACAGATCACCGGACGGCGTCTGCGCGGCGCGTGAGCCGTCACTGTCCATGGCGCGGTCGAGGGCCAGGACGCGTGCGGCCCGTTTGGCGGACGGGCGCGAGAACGACCAGGCCATCGCGATCTCCTCGAAGTGCCGCAGAGGATAGGTGAGCAGCATGACGGCGCTGTACACGGTGACGAGTTCACCGACCTCGATCCGTCCGTCGCGGGCCAGCAGCACGCCGCGCCAGACGACGGCGATCATCAGCAGACCCGGCAGCAGTACCTGGATCGCGGCGATCAGGGACCACATGCGGGCGCTGCGTACGGCGGCGTGGCGGACTTCCTGGGAGGCGCGGCGGTAGCGGTCGAGGAAGAGTTCCTCGCCGCCGATGCCGCGCAGGACCCGCAGGCCCGCGACGGTGTCGGAGGCCAGTTCGGTGGCGCGCCCCGCCTTCTCCCGCTGGACGTCGGCCCGTCCGGTGGCGCGGGGCAGGAGGGGCAGCACGGCGAGGGCGAGGACCGGCACGCCGACGGCGACGATGACGCCGAGCGCCGGCTGGTAGACGACCAGGCCGACGCAGACCAGCACCACCGTCAGGGCGGCCGCCGTGAACCGGGACACCGCCTCGACGAACCAGCCGATCTTCTCGACGTCGCCGGTCGACACGGCGACCACCTCGCCCGCCGCGACGCGCCGTGTCAACGCCGAGCCCAGCAGGGCGGTCCTGCGGGCCAGCAGTTGCTGGACGCGCGCGGCCGCGGTGATCCAGTTGGTGACCGCGGTGCGGTGCAGCATGGTCTCGCCGAGGGCGATGCCGGCGCCGCACAGCGCCATGAGCCCACCGGTCAGGGCGAGCCGGGTGCCGGAGCGGTCGATGACCGCCTGGACGGCCATACCCACACAGAACGGCAGGGCGGAGACAGCCACGAAGTGCAGCAGGCCCCACGCCAGCGCCTTGAACTGTCCGCCCAGCTGATTCCGGCCGAGCCACCACAGGAATCGGGGACCCGAGCGGGCGTCCGGCACACCCGGGTCGGGATACGGAAGGTCTTGGATCTGCATGACGTCCCAGTGGCTCGTGTCAGGCGGGCGAGGAGGAGCCGCCGATCTCCGGCAACCCGCCGGTCGTGGAGAGCGGCGCACCCCGGTCGTGGAGACCGGTGGCATTCGGTCGCGGAGACCGGCAACAAACCGTGAAAGGTTCGCGTCGTAACGTGGTGGAAGGCAAACGATTTTCCGGCCGGGAGCATGGATCCGGCCTGATCGGCCGCGACTGGCCGGGGAGCGGGAGAGGACGATTCGTCAGCTACGTGGTGCGAGGATGGACGGCATGCGAATGAACGGTGCGATGCGTACGGGGCTCGCCGCAGTGACCTGCGGGACCCTCGCCGTCGGTCTCGCGGCCTGTGGTGGCTCGGCGGACGGCGGGGCGAAGGACGTGAAGGGGAACGCGGGATCGGCCGGACAGGCGGCCCGCACCAGCGCTCCCCCCGCGGACCCGACCCGCATCCCGGACGTGGGTGACCGGCTCCAGAACAAGATCCCGTCCGACTCCGGGCAGGTGCTGGCGGTCTACGGCGAGGGCAAGGACTCGGCGACCTCCACCGCCGTGCTGTACACGAAGTCCGGCAAGAACTGGAAGAAGACCATCAGCTGGGCCGCGCACAACGGCAAGAAGGGCTGGACGACCGACCACCACGAGGACGACAAGCGCAGTCCCGTGGGTGTGTACACGCTCAGCGACGCGGGCGGCGTGCTCGACGACCCGGGCGCCCGGCTGCCGTACACGCAGTCGGAGGACTTCCAGGCACCGCACTACTGGGCGAAGTCGCACTGGCACGACTTCGACTACGTCATCGCCATCGACTACAACCGCCTCAAGGGCAATCCGCCGGACGACGGCACCCGCCCCTGGGGTGACGAGAAGGGCGGCGGCATCTGGCTCCACCTGGACCACGGGAGCGGCACCTCGGCCTGCGTGAGCCTGCCCAAGTCCGGTATGGAATACCTGCTGCGCACGCTCGACCCCGATCAGCACCCGGTCGTGGTCATGGGCGACAAGGCGGACCTCAAGGCCTAGCGGGCCGACGCGCCGCCGTCGGCGGGGTCACGGGTCGCGCGCTCCAGTTCCAGCAGCGCGGAGTAGTATCCGCGGCCCGTCGTGTGGTCCATCCCCACCTCGCACATGCGGTTCGCCGACAGATGCGCGTCGAAGGTGCGGGAGGCCACGAACGCCGCCTCCTCGTGGGTGGCCGACTCGGTGAGTTCCCGGTGGAGCATGCCGCGGTCGCCCGCGAAGGCGCAGCACCCGGCGTCGTCCGGTACGACCACCTCCGCGGCGCAGGCCTCGGCCACCGCACGCAGTTGTTCCTCGTCGCCCAAGTGCCGCATGGAGCAGGTCGGATGGAGCACCGCGGAGCCGACGGTGCGGCGCACGGTGAGGTGGGGGAGCAGTTCCTCCGCCGCCCACACCAGGGAGTCGACCACCGTCAGTGCGGCGTGCAACTCCCTGTTGTCGGGGGTCAGGTGAGGCACGACCTCGCGCGCGATGCCGAGCGTGCAGGACGAGGCGTCCACGACGAGCGGCAGCCGCCCGCCCGCGGTCCAGCCCCAGGCGGCCTCGACGATCCGGTTGGCCATGACGGCGTTGCCCGCGTCGTACCCCTTGGAGTGCCAGATCGTCGCGCAGCACGTGCCCTTCACGTCGTCCGGGATCCAGACCGGTCGGCCCGCGCGCTCGGAGACCGCGACGACGGCCTGCGCGAGCGACACGTCTCCGGGGCTGCCGAAGATGCGGTTGACGCAGGCCGGGTAGTAGACGGCGACGGCCCCCACCCGCGCGGTGTCCGGCAGGGACGCGGGCGCCGCCCCGGGCATCCGGGGCAGCCACTCGGGCACGAGGTCCGGCCGTACGGCCTTGCGCGCCATCCGTGTCGCGGCGCCCACCCGCCGGTCGCCGACCCGGTCCGCGATGGCGACGGCCAGCCGCGCCGAGGCTTCGAGCGCCCGGAAGTTCCGCGCGGCCAGCGCCGCCACGCGCTCCTCGCGCGGCGAGTGACGCGCGCGCCGGAAGTCCTTCATCAGGGCGCCCGTGTCGATGCCGAGGGGACAGGCGAGTCCGCAGGTCGAGTCGCCGGCGCAGGTGTCCACGGCGTCGTACCCGTAGGCGTCCAGGAGACTGTCCTCGACCGGTGAGCCGTCGGGCTGGCGCATCATCTCCCGGCGCAGCACGATCCGTTGGCGCGGTGTGGTCGTCAGGTCCTGGCTGGGACAGGTCGGTTCGCAGAAGCCGCACTCGATGCACGGGTCGGCGATGGCCTCGATGCGCGGGATGGTCTTCAGTCCCCGCAGGTGCGCCCGCGGATCACGGTCGAGGACGACGCGGGGCGCGAGCACCCCGTCCGGATCGATCAGTTGCTTCGTCCGCCACATCAAGTCCGTCGCCACCGGCCCCCATTCGAGCTCCAGGAAGGGCGCGATGTTGCGGCCGGTGGCGTGTTCGGCCTTCAGTGAGCCGTCGAAACGCTCGACGGTGAGCCGGCAGAACGCGTCCATGAACGCGGCGTACCGCTCCACGTCGTCCTCGCGGGACGCGTCGAAGGCCAGCAGGAAGTGCAGGTTGCCGTGCGCGGCGTGGCCCGCGACCGCCGCGTCGAAACCGTGCCGGGTCTGGAGGTCGAGGAGTGCCTCGCAGGCCTCCGCGAGCCGCTCCGGCGGCACCGCGAAGTCCTCCGTGATCAGGGTCGTACCGGACGGCCGCGCCCCGCCGACCGCCGTGACGAACGCCTTGCGCGCCTTCCAGTACCCGGCGACGGTCGTCCGGTCGCGGGTGAGGGAGTTCGTCACCGACGCCACCGGGGAGACCGTCGTCAGTCCCTCCAGCACCGCGCGCGCCTTCTCCTCGTACGCCTCCTGCGCGGCCTCGTCCGCGGCGCGGAACTCGACGAGCAGCGCGGTCGTCGGCCCGGGCAGGTCCGCCCAGTCGCCGGGCACGCCCTCGACGCTCACCGAGGCACGCAGGGTGTTGCCGTCCATCAGCTCGACGGCCGAGGCGCCCGCGGCGGTGAACAGGGGAACGGCGGCGGCCGCGGCGGTCAGCGAGCCGAAGAAGAACAGCCCCGCCGTGACCCGCTGCTCCAGGGGCAGGGTGTCGAGGACGACTTCCGAGATGAAGCCGAACGTGCCCTGCGAGCCGACCATCAGGCCCCGCAGGATCTCGACCGGTGTGGAGCCGTCGAGGAAGGCGTCGAGGCGGTAGCCGTTGGTGTTCTTGATCGCGTACTTGGCGCGGATGCGGGCCGTCAGGGCCGCGTCGGACTCGATCTCCGCCTTGAGACGCAGGAGCCCGGCGCACAGGTCCGGTTCGGCGTGCGCGAGCTGCTCGTCCGCATCGGGCTGGGCCGTGTCCACGACGGTGCCCGACGGCAGGACGAACGTGAGCGAGGCAAGGGTGCGGTAGGAGTTGCGATGGATCCCCGCCGTCATGCCGGAGGCGTTGTTCGCGACCACCCCGCCGACCGTGCAGGCGACCGCGCTCGCCGGATCGGGGCCGAGCACGCGCCCGTGGCGGGCGAGCGCCGCGTTGACGCGGGCGATCGTCGTACCCGGTGCGATGCGGGCCCGCGCGCCGCCGTCGAGGACCTCGACGCCGGTCCAGTGGCGGCGCACGTCGACGAGGATGTCCTCGCCCTGCGCCTGGCCGTTGAGCGAGGTGCCCGCCGCACGGAACACGACCTCGCGGCCCTTGCCGTGCGCGTACGAGAGGACGGCCGAGACGTCGTCGATGTCCTCGGGGACCACGACGACCCGGGGCAGGAAGCGGTACGGGCTGGCGTCGGAGGCGTAGCGCACCAGGTCGGATATCCCGGTGAGCACCTTGTCGGCGCCTAGCAGGGCGATCAGCTCGCCGCGAAGGGGCTCGGGGGTGCCTCCGGCGCGGTCCTCGGGGACCCGGTCGGGCGCGGGCGCCCCGGGACGCGCGTCGGGGCGCAGGGCCTCGGGGTCGGGCTCCAGCAGGGGCATCGCGCACCACTCCTCACGGGCTCACCGGACGACCGGGTGAGGGCGCCCGTGACGGACTCGCGGCGCCACCGACGTCAGTGTTTCCGCCGGACCGCTCCGCCGGACCTCCCGGCGGCGCCGCCGCGGCCGAACCGTCCCGGCACCGCACCCGTGCCCGACAACTCCGGCGCCGACCTCGGGCGCCGAGCCGCGTCAGCAGGGATGCTCGGCCCTCGGCACTCCGTCCACCAAGGTGTCCAGCAGTCCGCCGAGCACCTCACGCTGCTCGTCCGTCAATGGAGCCAGGATCTCCTCCGCGGCGCCACGGCGCGCGGCACGCAGCTCCCGCAGGGCGGAGCGGCCCTCGTCCGTGACCTCGATGCGGATCACGCGCCGGTTGGTGGGATCCGGGACCCGGCGCACCTTCCCACCGGACTCCAGGGCGTCCACCAGGGTGGTCACGGCCCGCGGCACCACTTCGAGGCGCTCGGCGAGATCGGCCATCCGAGGCGGTGAGCTGTAGTGCGCGAGGGTGCGCAGCAGGCGCGACTGGGCCGGTGTGATGCCCAGCTCGCGCTGCTCCAGATGGCGCTTCTGGATGCGGTGCACGCGCCGCGTGAGGCGCAGCAACTGCTCGGCGAGCAGGCCGTCGGCATCGGGGGTGGTCATGCGGGAACAATATCAGGATGCGGTTCATTGTGAGTATAGGTAACAATGAGCTAGGCTCCGTCAATCGCCGGATCCTCACGGTGCGCCCGTGGTCCTCGCGTGCAGCATGGACCCGTGGTCCCGTGCTTCCCACAGTCCCGTTTCCCTAGGAGTCCATTGCCTCCCGAACACATCACGTGGAGCCCGCCACCTGCCGACAAGGAACAGCCCCGGCAGGTGCGGCGCATCCTGAGCCTCTTCCGCCCCTACCGGGGCCGCCTCGCGATCGTCGGCCTGCTGGTCGGCGCCGCGTCCCTCGTGTCCGTGGCCACGCCCTTCCTGCTGAAGGCGATCCTGGACACCGCCATCCCGCAGGGCCGCACGGGCCTGCTGAGCCTTCTCGCGCTCGGCATGATCCTCAGCGCCGTCCTGAGCGGTGTCTTCGGCGTCCTGCAGACCCTGATCTCCACGACCGTCGGCCAGCGCGTGATGCACGACCTGCGCACCGCCGTCTACGGCCGGCTCCAGCGCATGTCGCTGGCCTTCTTCACCAGGACGCGCACGGGCGAGGTCCAGTCCCGCATCGCCAACGACATCGGCGGCATGCAGGCCACCGTCACCTCCACCGCGACCTCCCTGGTCTCGAACCTCACCAGCGTGATCGCGACCATCGTCGCCATGGTCGCCCTGGACTGGCGCCTGACCGTGGTCTCGCTGCTCCTGCTCCCGGTCTTCGTCTGGATCAGCCGCCGTGTCGGCAACGAACGCAAGCGGATCACCACCCAGCGGCAGAAGCAGATGGCCGCGATGGCCGCCACCGTCACCGAGTCGCTCTCCGTCAGCGGCATCCTCCTCGGCCGCACCATGGGCCGGTCGGACTCGCTGACGAAGTCCTTCGCCGACGAGTCCGAGGGGCTGGTCGACCTCGAAGTGCGGTCGAACATGGCGGGACGCTGGCGCATGTCCGTCATCGGCATCGTCATGGCCGCCATGCCCGCCTTCATCTACTGGACCGCGGGCGTCGCCCTCCAGCTCGGCGGGCCGACCATCTCGATCGGCACCCTCGTCGCCTTCGTCTCCCTCCAGCAGGGCCTGTTCCGGCCGACGGTCAGCCTGCTGTCCACCGGTGTGCAGATCCAGACCTCCCTGGCGCTCTTCCAGCGCATCTTCGAGTATCTCGACCTGCCGATCGACATCACGGAGCCCGAGCGTCCGGTCCACCTCGACCAGGTCAAGGGGGAGATCCGCTTCGAGGACGTCGAGTTCCGCTACGACGACAAGGGCGCCCCGATCCTCGACGCCATCGACGTCACCGTCCCGGCCGGCGGCAGCCTCGCCGTCGTCGGGCCGACCGGCTCCGGCAAGTCCACGCTCAGTT
The window above is part of the Streptomyces sp. NBC_01428 genome. Proteins encoded here:
- a CDS encoding ABC transporter ATP-binding protein, which codes for MIGVAPPAYDPAAPTTATTLPVGAPATVRAYVTDLFRRHRTAFLLLVGVNTVAVVASMAGPYLLGAVVERVTDHTRDLHLGRTAALFVVALVVQAVFVRQVRLRGAVLGERMLADLREDFLVRSVGLPPGVLERAGTGDLLSRITTDIDRLANAMREAVPQLAIGVVWAALLLGGLTVTAPALAPAVLIAVPLLVVGCRWYFKRAPAAYRSEAAGYAAVAAVLAETVDAGRTVESHRLGRRRIDLSDRRVKEWTAWERYTLWLRSVLFPVVNITHVTVLCSVLMVGGVFALHGWIGVGQLTTGALIAQMLVDPVGLVLRWYDELQVAQVSLARLVGVRDIEPAASDPGVAPDGRDVHADGVHFGYRAGVDVLRDVTLAVPPGTRVALVGPSGAGKSTLGRLLAGIYAPREGRITLGGAELSRMPAEEVRSHVALVNQEHHVFVGSLRDNLLLAVPRARQGPAAGTPAAAPVDSADVDASVEARLWAALGAVDADGWARALDDGLDTEVGSGGFALTPAQAQQIALARLVLADPHTLVLDEATSLLDPRAARHLERSLARVLDGRTVIAIAHRLHTAHDADVIAVVENGRISELGSHDQLVAADGAYAALWRSWHG
- a CDS encoding ABC transporter ATP-binding protein; the encoded protein is MQIQDLPYPDPGVPDARSGPRFLWWLGRNQLGGQFKALAWGLLHFVAVSALPFCVGMAVQAVIDRSGTRLALTGGLMALCGAGIALGETMLHRTAVTNWITAAARVQQLLARRTALLGSALTRRVAAGEVVAVSTGDVEKIGWFVEAVSRFTAAALTVVLVCVGLVVYQPALGVIVAVGVPVLALAVLPLLPRATGRADVQREKAGRATELASDTVAGLRVLRGIGGEELFLDRYRRASQEVRHAAVRSARMWSLIAAIQVLLPGLLMIAVVWRGVLLARDGRIEVGELVTVYSAVMLLTYPLRHFEEIAMAWSFSRPSAKRAARVLALDRAMDSDGSRAAQTPSGDLYDPATGLLAPAGRLTAVVCGDPDVAGLLAERLGGHPSERTAEAGVEGVASGGSVLLGNVPLDELPLDSARTAVLVQDKDPVLLSGSLRELLDVPASGLVSAASALEAAQCGDVLDALTQGSLDAEDPMDARITERGRSLSGGQRQRLALARSLITDPEVLVLDEPTSAVDSHTEARIAEGLRSLRAGRTTVVFTSSPLLLDHADRVVLVHEGRVAAVGAHRRLVRDEPLYRAVVTRETEEEAATEAAARTSLGDVTPDDEAVLNGVLEEIEETA
- a CDS encoding L,D-transpeptidase family protein, encoding MRMNGAMRTGLAAVTCGTLAVGLAACGGSADGGAKDVKGNAGSAGQAARTSAPPADPTRIPDVGDRLQNKIPSDSGQVLAVYGEGKDSATSTAVLYTKSGKNWKKTISWAAHNGKKGWTTDHHEDDKRSPVGVYTLSDAGGVLDDPGARLPYTQSEDFQAPHYWAKSHWHDFDYVIAIDYNRLKGNPPDDGTRPWGDEKGGGIWLHLDHGSGTSACVSLPKSGMEYLLRTLDPDQHPVVVMGDKADLKA
- a CDS encoding FAD-binding and (Fe-S)-binding domain-containing protein, producing MPLLEPDPEALRPDARPGAPAPDRVPEDRAGGTPEPLRGELIALLGADKVLTGISDLVRYASDASPYRFLPRVVVVPEDIDDVSAVLSYAHGKGREVVFRAAGTSLNGQAQGEDILVDVRRHWTGVEVLDGGARARIAPGTTIARVNAALARHGRVLGPDPASAVACTVGGVVANNASGMTAGIHRNSYRTLASLTFVLPSGTVVDTAQPDADEQLAHAEPDLCAGLLRLKAEIESDAALTARIRAKYAIKNTNGYRLDAFLDGSTPVEILRGLMVGSQGTFGFISEVVLDTLPLEQRVTAGLFFFGSLTAAAAAVPLFTAAGASAVELMDGNTLRASVSVEGVPGDWADLPGPTTALLVEFRAADEAAQEAYEEKARAVLEGLTTVSPVASVTNSLTRDRTTVAGYWKARKAFVTAVGGARPSGTTLITEDFAVPPERLAEACEALLDLQTRHGFDAAVAGHAAHGNLHFLLAFDASREDDVERYAAFMDAFCRLTVERFDGSLKAEHATGRNIAPFLELEWGPVATDLMWRTKQLIDPDGVLAPRVVLDRDPRAHLRGLKTIPRIEAIADPCIECGFCEPTCPSQDLTTTPRQRIVLRREMMRQPDGSPVEDSLLDAYGYDAVDTCAGDSTCGLACPLGIDTGALMKDFRRARHSPREERVAALAARNFRALEASARLAVAIADRVGDRRVGAATRMARKAVRPDLVPEWLPRMPGAAPASLPDTARVGAVAVYYPACVNRIFGSPGDVSLAQAVVAVSERAGRPVWIPDDVKGTCCATIWHSKGYDAGNAVMANRIVEAAWGWTAGGRLPLVVDASSCTLGIAREVVPHLTPDNRELHAALTVVDSLVWAAEELLPHLTVRRTVGSAVLHPTCSMRHLGDEEQLRAVAEACAAEVVVPDDAGCCAFAGDRGMLHRELTESATHEEAAFVASRTFDAHLSANRMCEVGMDHTTGRGYYSALLELERATRDPADGGASAR
- a CDS encoding MarR family winged helix-turn-helix transcriptional regulator; this translates as MTTPDADGLLAEQLLRLTRRVHRIQKRHLEQRELGITPAQSRLLRTLAHYSSPPRMADLAERLEVVPRAVTTLVDALESGGKVRRVPDPTNRRVIRIEVTDEGRSALRELRAARRGAAEEILAPLTDEQREVLGGLLDTLVDGVPRAEHPC
- a CDS encoding ABC transporter ATP-binding protein, with the protein product MPPEHITWSPPPADKEQPRQVRRILSLFRPYRGRLAIVGLLVGAASLVSVATPFLLKAILDTAIPQGRTGLLSLLALGMILSAVLSGVFGVLQTLISTTVGQRVMHDLRTAVYGRLQRMSLAFFTRTRTGEVQSRIANDIGGMQATVTSTATSLVSNLTSVIATIVAMVALDWRLTVVSLLLLPVFVWISRRVGNERKRITTQRQKQMAAMAATVTESLSVSGILLGRTMGRSDSLTKSFADESEGLVDLEVRSNMAGRWRMSVIGIVMAAMPAFIYWTAGVALQLGGPTISIGTLVAFVSLQQGLFRPTVSLLSTGVQIQTSLALFQRIFEYLDLPIDITEPERPVHLDQVKGEIRFEDVEFRYDDKGAPILDAIDVTVPAGGSLAVVGPTGSGKSTLSYLVPRLYDVTGGRVTLDGVDVRDLDFDTLARAVGVVSQETYLFHASVAENLRFAKPDATDEELHTAARAAQIHDHIAALPDGYDTVVGERGHRFSGGEKQRLAIARTILRDPPVLVLDEATSALDTRTEHAVQEAIDSLSANRTTITIAHRLSTIRGADQIVVLDSGRAVERGTHEELLEQGGRYAALVDRDAQLEPTR